In Erigeron canadensis isolate Cc75 chromosome 1, C_canadensis_v1, whole genome shotgun sequence, a single window of DNA contains:
- the LOC122586762 gene encoding uncharacterized protein LOC122586762 produces MIILLNGHTKGQRPWRALNPEHKHYPSDFTFGGFESAQSVHETVLDSVQKAFLGVIVPKVLTLFGCIPRQEHCEIRYYHTRPEKRALSLYREGQNDSVDANILDVHLARCISRAKLGRHPLSWGTTEIRHLLQLLKSTITCMHMIITVITSSQVDIE; encoded by the exons ATGATTATTTTGCTTAATGGTCATACAAAAGGCCAAAGACCATGGAGAGCCTTGAACCCCGAACATAAGCATTATCCGAGTGACTTTACTTTTGGTGGGTTTGAAAGCGCACAATCTGTACATGAAACTGT GTTGGATTCTGTACAAAAAGCTTTCCTTGGTGTGATTGTACCCAAGGTTTTGACCCTTTTTGGCTGCATCCCTAGACAG GAACATTGCGAGATTAGATATTATCACACAAGACCAGAAAAGAGGGCATTAAGTTTGTATCGAGAAG GGCAAAACGATAGTGTTGACGCAAATATTCTAGATGTGCATCTAGCAAGATGTATTTCCAGGGCAAAGCTGGGAAGACATCCTCTCTCTTGGGGAACAACAGAGATCCGGCATT TGCTACAATTGTTGAAGAGCACCATTACCTGCATGCACATGATCATCACGGTTATTACATCATCACAG
- the LOC122586771 gene encoding receptor-like protein EIX1, with amino-acid sequence MDLSFNQLSGRIPDSIGSLSSLSHMDLSFNQLSGRIPDSIGSLSSLSHMDLSFNQLSGRIPDSIGSLSSLSSMDLLWNQLSGRIPDSIGNLSSLSHMDLSSNQLSGNIPTSLGQLSNLYSLVLSYNQLRGDVSEIHFTKLYNLTYLELSGNTLITWNVSRHWIPPFQLKYLDLSSCWNMGPQFPNWLQTQTHLERLDLSNSSIRDSIPEWFHNISSHLQYLDLSDNQIGPEFPNIQTSTHLEYLFLSYTSIRDTIPEWFQNISSHLLYLDLSDNQIHGNLPRIIANINTGMQLLDNTITFYSCNIRDMFG; translated from the coding sequence ATGGACCTTTCATTCAATCAATTGTCTGGTCGAATACCAGATTCTATTGGAAGCTTGAGCTCTCTTTCTCACATGGACCTTTCATTCAATCAATTGTCTGGTCGAATACCAGATTCTATTGGAAGCTTGAGCTCTCTTTCTCACATGGACCTTTCATTCAATCAATTGTCTGGTCGAATACCAGATTCTATTGGAAGCTTGAGCTCTCTTTCTTCCATGGACCTTTTATGGAATCAATTGTCTGGTCGAATACCAGATTCTATTGGAAACTTGAGCTCTCTTTCTCACATGGACCTTTCATCGAATCAATTGAGTGGGAACATTCCCACTAGTCTTGGTCAGCTTTCAAACCTCTATTCCCTCGTTCTTTCGTATAACCAGTTGAGAGGGGATGTTTCTGAAATTCACTTCACCAAACTCTACAATCTCACCTACTTGGAGTTGTCTGGTAATACATTGATAACGTGGAACGTCAGCCGTCATTGGATTCCTCCCTTCCAACTGAAGTATTTGGATTTAAGCTCCTGCTGGAACATGGGACCCCAATTCCCAAACTGGcttcaaacacaaacacatcTTGAACGCTTAGATCTTTCAAATTCGAGTATAAGAGACAGCATACCAGAGTGGTTTCACAACATCTCCTCTCATCTTCAATACTTGGATCTGTCCGACAACCAGATCGGACCCGAATTCCCAAATATTCAAACATCAACTCATCTTGAATATTTATTTCTTTCATATACGAGTATTAGGGATACAATACCAGAGTGGTTTCAAAACATCTCCTCTCATCTTCTCTACTTGGATCTGTCCGACAACCAGATCCATGGAAATCTGCCACGAATAATAGCGAATATCAACACAGGTATGCAATTACTGGATAatactataactttttattCTTGCAACATAAGAGATATGTTTGGATAA
- the LOC122602215 gene encoding receptor-like protein EIX2 isoform X1, with protein sequence MSTLRVMDLTSNNMTGNIPNSLGSLSLLESIHLHNNKFKGSLPVSLQNLKRLVTMDLGNNLLTGNIPLWIGKELSKLKILNLQSNMFMGMLPLELCEIKTLQHLNLANNVINGSVPHCFRNLTGMIKGDIELPQESDIFYEENIEACIKGIQLKYTSTIRFLISLDLSSNKIIGEIPDVLMNLKALTNLNLSRNELSGHIPTIIGNLTSMESLDLSMNKLSGPIPSSLASLNTLGYLNLSFNKLSGSLPVGNHFQTFDDPTMYEGNTGLCGFPLLSCKENNLLDTHVGDDKGENGSECISWFYVGMAPGFIVGFMGLILSLYYIRIWRVIYFDVIENVYIFLMVSFIVTFVRLKRVFLMRYEILVGTFGS encoded by the exons ATGAGTACCTTGCGAGTGATGGATCTTACAAGTAACAATATGACGGGTAATATTCCGAATTCATTAGGTTCTCTATCACTACTTGAGTCAATACACTTGCACAACAACAAATTTAAGGGTAGTCTCCCAGTGTCTTTACAGAATTTGAAAAGGTTGGTCACCATGGATTTGGGGAACAATTTGTTGACAGGTAATATCCCTCTTTGGATTGGAAAAGAACTATCAAAACTTAAAATCTTGAATCTCCAATCAAATATGTTCATGGGTATGCTTCCTCTTGAACTATGTGAAATCAAAACTCTTCAACATTTAAACCTGGCAAATAATGTAATAAATGGAAGTGTCCCTCATTGCTTTCGTAACTTAACTGGTATGATCAAGGGTGATATCGAGTTACCACAAGAAAGTGATATATTTTATGAAGAAAATATTGAAGCTTGCATAAAGGGCATTCAACTAAAGTACACTAGCACAATTCGGTTTCTCATATCCTTAGACCTCTCAAGCAACAAAATTATTGGTGAAATTCCTGATGTGTTGATGAACCTCAAAGCATTAACAAATTTGAATCTTTCGAGAAATGAATTGAGTGGACATATTCCTACAATTATCGGAAATCTAACGTCAATGGAATCATTAGATTTGTCGATGAACAAGTTGTCCGGTCCCATTCCTTCAAGTTTAGCTAGCTTGAACACTCTAGGGTATTTGAACCTATCATTCAATAAATTATCTGGCTCATTACCAGTTGGAAATCATTTCCAAACTTTTGATGATCCTACTATGTATGAAGGGAACACCGGACTATGTGGATTCCCACTATTGAGTTGTAAAGAAAACAATTTATTAGACACTCATGTTGGTGATGATAAAGGTGAAAATGGTTCAGAATGTATCTCATGGTTTTATGTTGGTATGGCCCCAGGATTCATCGTAGGTTTCATGGGACTTATTCTTAGCTTGTACTATATTCGGATTTGGAGGGTAATTTACTTTGATGTGATAGAGAATGTTTACATTTTTCTAATGGTTTCATTTATAGTGACTTTCGTTCGACTAAAGAGAGTTTTTCTAATGAG GTACGAAATTTTGGTAGGGACATTCGGGTCATGA
- the LOC122602215 gene encoding receptor-like protein EIX2 isoform X2, with product MDLGNNLLTGNIPLWIGKELSKLKILNLQSNMFMGMLPLELCEIKTLQHLNLANNVINGSVPHCFRNLTGMIKGDIELPQESDIFYEENIEACIKGIQLKYTSTIRFLISLDLSSNKIIGEIPDVLMNLKALTNLNLSRNELSGHIPTIIGNLTSMESLDLSMNKLSGPIPSSLASLNTLGYLNLSFNKLSGSLPVGNHFQTFDDPTMYEGNTGLCGFPLLSCKENNLLDTHVGDDKGENGSECISWFYVGMAPGFIVGFMGLILSLYYIRIWRVIYFDVIENVYIFLMVSFIVTFVRLKRVFLMRYEILVGTFGS from the exons ATGGATTTGGGGAACAATTTGTTGACAGGTAATATCCCTCTTTGGATTGGAAAAGAACTATCAAAACTTAAAATCTTGAATCTCCAATCAAATATGTTCATGGGTATGCTTCCTCTTGAACTATGTGAAATCAAAACTCTTCAACATTTAAACCTGGCAAATAATGTAATAAATGGAAGTGTCCCTCATTGCTTTCGTAACTTAACTGGTATGATCAAGGGTGATATCGAGTTACCACAAGAAAGTGATATATTTTATGAAGAAAATATTGAAGCTTGCATAAAGGGCATTCAACTAAAGTACACTAGCACAATTCGGTTTCTCATATCCTTAGACCTCTCAAGCAACAAAATTATTGGTGAAATTCCTGATGTGTTGATGAACCTCAAAGCATTAACAAATTTGAATCTTTCGAGAAATGAATTGAGTGGACATATTCCTACAATTATCGGAAATCTAACGTCAATGGAATCATTAGATTTGTCGATGAACAAGTTGTCCGGTCCCATTCCTTCAAGTTTAGCTAGCTTGAACACTCTAGGGTATTTGAACCTATCATTCAATAAATTATCTGGCTCATTACCAGTTGGAAATCATTTCCAAACTTTTGATGATCCTACTATGTATGAAGGGAACACCGGACTATGTGGATTCCCACTATTGAGTTGTAAAGAAAACAATTTATTAGACACTCATGTTGGTGATGATAAAGGTGAAAATGGTTCAGAATGTATCTCATGGTTTTATGTTGGTATGGCCCCAGGATTCATCGTAGGTTTCATGGGACTTATTCTTAGCTTGTACTATATTCGGATTTGGAGGGTAATTTACTTTGATGTGATAGAGAATGTTTACATTTTTCTAATGGTTTCATTTATAGTGACTTTCGTTCGACTAAAGAGAGTTTTTCTAATGAG GTACGAAATTTTGGTAGGGACATTCGGGTCATGA